In the Kribbella sp. NBC_00482 genome, one interval contains:
- a CDS encoding cyclic nucleotide-binding domain-containing protein, which produces MSHESLPQFLAKIDLFEGLSKDTLSDLIERGTTLKVPAGSHVVEQGAHDAGLQVVMAGSAAVEVNGVVREPLEVGGYFGEISLIDGLPRSATVVAGPDGLTTFALSALAFEPVVKENPEVAQALLKALTARIRSLESQS; this is translated from the coding sequence ATGAGTCACGAGAGCCTGCCGCAGTTCCTGGCGAAGATCGATCTCTTCGAGGGGCTGTCCAAGGACACGCTGTCCGACCTGATCGAGCGTGGCACCACGTTGAAGGTTCCGGCCGGCAGCCATGTGGTCGAGCAGGGTGCGCACGACGCCGGCCTGCAGGTAGTGATGGCGGGCTCGGCCGCCGTGGAGGTCAACGGCGTCGTCCGTGAGCCGCTGGAAGTCGGGGGCTACTTCGGCGAGATCTCGCTGATCGACGGCCTGCCGCGGTCCGCGACGGTGGTGGCCGGGCCGGACGGGCTGACCACCTTCGCGCTGTCCGCGCTCGCGTTCGAGCCGGTCGTGAAGGAGAACCCGGAGGTCGCCCAGGCCCTGCTCAAGGCCCTGACCGCCCGGATCCGCAGCCTCGAGTCCCAGAGCTGA
- a CDS encoding AAA family ATPase, whose amino-acid sequence MSEERKVVTVLFCDLVGFTTASESADPEDVRRWLAPYHSTLRQTVERYGGTVEKFAGDAILAVFGAPRSREDDAERAVRAGLAILEAVRTLPDGPLEVRIGIETGEALVQLTARPELGEPFVTGMVVNLAARLQSSAPIGAVVVGHGTHEATSRVFGYDALEPVAAKGISRPVERWQAGSPRARFGTDVIRDLSTPMVGRQRDLTLLCTAFEKALAERVPQFVTLLGEPGIGKSRLVAEFGAWLDQHDELVTWREGRSLPYGETPFGPIAEIFKVQAGILDTDPPAQAVAKLDAIVPDGADRAWLRARVGPLVGADQSAHPESAAQEESFAAWRQLLESFGEQSPVVLVFEDLHWATDAMLAFVDHLAEWLTDLPLLVVVTARPELLERGPQWTRGVQNSLTVGVAPLTADETDQLLSRMFGGQDVPAEIRRRLVRRADGNPLYAEELARVVADCGPDQAGSADLPIGIAALIAARLDTLEPDRKALLADAAVIGPVFWAEAVAALSDRDPGQVVQALQELARKELVRPVRRSSMLGQHEYTFWHALTRDVAYSQVPRAARSARHLAAADWLELRCAACQAETPNLIAYHLSTALDLAAALGDPEAAAAIAPRAREYQLMAAELAMNLDTNEALALLDRALALSPAGDPERPTVLLRWGWAAFQAGRLDDAQAAYLEAIAGFEAIGDIRGVALALRASTYSLSSMEESLATVDRAVGMLEALGPSEDLALLLSGQASIRVVASRYQEAIDSANSALRIATEQGYAVPHRALESRGLARVGLGDTGGLVDVKEALTALLEGGGGRDAAVTWLNYGWVLWQIEGPVVALGELEAAREFSARRRLAEMVEQIGCTVLQLMIETGRSAEVIAACQAQLEHPSPAFTLLRRIEVLGALAVAEAEAGLSGARDHAEEAYRLAVEAGWPDMIAVAASPAATTRARDGDRDGVLEILQLLTSLAGLHGSIEFDVRLPSLVRAALAAGHADAAAVLVDFVEPVLPMREYSATTAEALLAEHRGDTETAAAGFTRAAADWGAFGNKLEQSHALRGLHRTTGDPAALTQAEQLFRPLDTPS is encoded by the coding sequence ATGAGTGAGGAACGCAAGGTCGTCACGGTGCTGTTCTGCGACCTCGTCGGCTTCACCACCGCGTCCGAGTCCGCCGACCCGGAGGATGTCCGGCGTTGGCTGGCGCCGTACCACTCGACCCTGCGGCAGACGGTCGAGCGGTACGGCGGGACGGTCGAGAAGTTCGCCGGGGACGCCATCCTGGCCGTCTTCGGCGCACCGCGGTCCCGCGAGGACGACGCCGAACGGGCGGTCCGGGCCGGCTTGGCGATCCTCGAGGCGGTGCGGACGCTGCCGGACGGGCCGCTGGAGGTCCGGATCGGCATCGAGACCGGTGAGGCGCTGGTCCAGCTGACCGCGCGACCCGAGCTCGGCGAGCCGTTCGTCACCGGCATGGTCGTGAACCTCGCCGCCCGCCTGCAGTCCTCCGCGCCGATCGGCGCGGTCGTCGTCGGGCACGGCACCCACGAGGCAACGAGTCGCGTCTTCGGCTACGACGCGCTGGAACCCGTTGCGGCCAAGGGAATCAGCCGTCCGGTCGAACGCTGGCAGGCCGGCTCGCCGCGAGCGCGCTTCGGTACGGACGTCATCCGCGACCTCAGTACGCCGATGGTCGGCCGGCAGCGCGATCTGACCTTGCTGTGCACGGCGTTCGAGAAGGCCCTCGCGGAGCGGGTGCCGCAGTTCGTCACGCTGCTCGGCGAGCCGGGTATCGGCAAGTCGCGCCTGGTCGCGGAGTTCGGCGCCTGGCTGGACCAGCACGACGAACTCGTCACCTGGCGCGAAGGCCGGTCGCTGCCGTACGGCGAGACGCCGTTCGGGCCGATCGCCGAGATCTTCAAGGTCCAGGCCGGGATCCTGGACACCGACCCGCCGGCGCAGGCCGTGGCCAAGCTCGACGCGATCGTGCCGGACGGCGCGGACCGTGCCTGGCTGCGGGCCCGGGTCGGGCCCTTGGTCGGCGCCGACCAGTCCGCTCATCCGGAGTCGGCGGCCCAGGAGGAGTCGTTCGCGGCCTGGCGGCAACTGCTGGAGTCGTTCGGCGAGCAGTCGCCGGTGGTCCTGGTGTTCGAGGATCTGCACTGGGCGACGGACGCGATGCTCGCCTTCGTCGATCATCTGGCCGAGTGGCTGACCGACCTGCCGCTGCTGGTCGTCGTCACCGCCCGCCCCGAGCTGCTCGAACGCGGACCGCAGTGGACCCGCGGGGTCCAGAACTCCCTCACCGTCGGCGTCGCGCCGCTGACCGCGGACGAGACGGATCAACTCCTGAGCCGGATGTTCGGCGGTCAGGACGTGCCGGCCGAGATCCGCCGGCGCCTGGTACGCCGTGCCGACGGCAACCCCTTGTATGCCGAAGAACTCGCCCGGGTCGTGGCCGACTGCGGCCCGGACCAGGCCGGCTCGGCCGACCTGCCGATCGGCATCGCGGCGCTGATCGCGGCCCGCCTGGACACCCTGGAGCCGGATCGCAAGGCCTTGCTCGCGGACGCCGCCGTGATCGGTCCGGTGTTCTGGGCCGAAGCCGTCGCGGCGCTGTCCGACCGTGATCCGGGCCAGGTGGTCCAGGCGCTGCAGGAGCTGGCCCGCAAGGAGCTGGTGCGTCCGGTCCGGCGGTCGTCGATGCTGGGCCAGCACGAATACACCTTCTGGCATGCCCTGACCCGCGACGTCGCCTACAGCCAGGTGCCGCGCGCGGCTCGATCGGCACGGCACCTCGCCGCCGCCGACTGGCTCGAGCTGCGTTGCGCTGCCTGTCAGGCCGAGACGCCGAACCTGATCGCCTACCACCTCAGCACGGCTCTGGACCTTGCCGCGGCACTGGGCGACCCGGAGGCGGCCGCGGCGATCGCTCCCCGGGCGCGTGAGTACCAGCTGATGGCCGCGGAACTGGCGATGAACCTCGACACCAACGAGGCGCTCGCCCTGCTCGACCGCGCGCTGGCCCTGAGCCCGGCCGGCGATCCCGAACGTCCCACGGTCCTGCTGCGCTGGGGCTGGGCGGCTTTCCAGGCGGGCCGCCTCGACGACGCCCAGGCCGCGTACCTCGAGGCGATCGCCGGATTCGAGGCGATCGGGGACATCCGCGGAGTCGCGCTCGCGTTGCGAGCCTCGACGTACTCGCTGAGCAGCATGGAGGAGAGCTTGGCGACGGTCGACCGGGCGGTCGGGATGCTCGAGGCGCTCGGGCCGAGCGAGGATCTGGCGCTGTTGCTCTCCGGCCAGGCGAGCATCCGCGTGGTCGCGAGCCGCTATCAGGAGGCGATCGACTCGGCGAACTCTGCCCTGCGGATCGCGACCGAGCAGGGGTACGCCGTACCGCACCGGGCCCTGGAGTCGCGTGGGCTCGCCCGGGTCGGTCTGGGGGACACCGGTGGGCTGGTCGACGTCAAGGAGGCGCTGACGGCGCTGCTCGAGGGCGGTGGGGGGCGCGATGCGGCGGTGACGTGGCTGAACTACGGCTGGGTGCTGTGGCAGATCGAGGGACCGGTGGTTGCCTTGGGCGAGCTGGAAGCGGCTCGCGAGTTCTCCGCCCGGCGCCGGCTGGCCGAGATGGTGGAGCAGATCGGCTGTACCGTCCTGCAGTTGATGATCGAGACCGGTCGGTCGGCCGAGGTGATCGCGGCGTGCCAGGCACAGCTCGAGCACCCCTCACCGGCGTTCACCCTGTTGCGGCGCATCGAGGTCCTCGGCGCGCTGGCGGTGGCGGAGGCCGAGGCCGGCCTCTCGGGCGCTCGCGATCACGCCGAGGAGGCGTACCGGCTGGCCGTGGAGGCGGGCTGGCCGGACATGATCGCGGTCGCGGCCTCGCCCGCGGCGACGACGCGTGCGCGCGACGGCGACCGGGACGGCGTCCTGGAGATCCTGCAGTTGCTGACCTCGCTGGCCGGGCTGCACGGCAGCATCGAATTCGATGTCCGCCTGCCGTCCTTGGTGCGCGCGGCACTCGCCGCCGGCCACGCCGACGCCGCGGCCGTCCTCGTGGACTTCGTCGAGCCGGTGCTGCCGATGCGCGAGTACTCGGCGACCACGGCTGAGGCGCTGCTCGCCGAACACCGCGGCGACACCGAGACCGCGGCCGCCGGGTTCACGCGCGCCGCCGCGGACTGGGGCGCCTTCGGCAACAAACTCGAACAGTCCCACGCCCTCCGCGGCCTCCACCGCACCACGGGCGACCCGGCCGCCCTGACACAAGCCGAGCAGCTGTTCAGACCCCTGGATACTCCTTCTTGA
- a CDS encoding SDR family NAD(P)-dependent oxidoreductase, whose translation MRRFEGKVALVTAAAQGIGSAVARRLAAEDASVVVTDLQEEKVTEVAQEIGSNALGIRVDVTSRDDVDAAVAAAVERFGRLDVVVNNAGGCIVQSVPEDATAEEWHAQLDLTLVGASRCIQAALPELVKNRGNVVTISSVNGIAAFGNIEYAAAKAGQIAMTVNYAARYGNLGVRFNVVAPGTIRTPNWDNQPDTLEKFGKMYPLGRIGEPEDIAAAVAFLASDDASWITGHTLPVEGGVLTGPGVLDLTTTGPFKKEYPGV comes from the coding sequence GTGCGACGGTTCGAGGGCAAGGTTGCGTTGGTTACGGCGGCGGCGCAGGGTATCGGTTCGGCGGTCGCGCGGCGGCTGGCCGCTGAAGACGCGTCGGTGGTGGTGACCGATCTCCAGGAGGAGAAGGTCACCGAAGTCGCGCAGGAGATCGGCTCGAACGCGCTCGGGATCCGGGTCGACGTGACGAGCCGGGACGACGTCGACGCGGCGGTCGCGGCCGCGGTCGAGCGGTTCGGCCGCCTGGACGTCGTGGTGAACAACGCCGGCGGCTGCATCGTTCAATCCGTTCCCGAGGACGCCACCGCCGAGGAGTGGCACGCGCAACTCGACCTCACGTTGGTCGGCGCATCGCGCTGCATCCAGGCCGCGCTGCCGGAGCTGGTGAAGAACCGCGGCAACGTCGTCACGATCAGCTCGGTGAACGGGATCGCCGCCTTCGGCAACATCGAGTACGCCGCCGCCAAGGCCGGACAGATCGCGATGACGGTCAACTACGCCGCCCGCTACGGCAACCTCGGCGTCCGCTTCAATGTGGTTGCCCCCGGCACCATTCGGACGCCGAACTGGGACAATCAGCCGGACACCCTGGAGAAGTTCGGCAAGATGTACCCGCTCGGCCGCATCGGCGAGCCCGAGGACATCGCCGCCGCCGTCGCGTTCCTCGCCTCCGACGACGCCTCCTGGATCACCGGCCACACCCTCCCCGTAGAAGGCGGCGTCCTCACCGGCCCCGGCGTCCTCGACCTAACCACCACAGGCCCCTTCAAGAAGGAGTATCCAGGGGTCTGA
- a CDS encoding TIGR03089 family protein — MSRVLPELFAAAVRRDGGAPFLTYYDDTTGERIELSAVTTANWVAKTANLLVDEYDLEAGETVAIGLPPHWLGVVWALSTWSVGASLTSGTGTLAITGPDFAVRGERETVASALLPLGGRFREPIPDGVQDYGAEVYNHPDVFVPFDPPTAASPAYDDLTHEDLIGTAEPVSDRILVTRTLTDRDGLALLIGVISGGGSIVLCRNLDAAKLERRVSDEKVDRVLEG, encoded by the coding sequence ATGTCACGAGTCCTGCCCGAGTTGTTCGCGGCCGCGGTCCGCCGGGACGGCGGCGCCCCGTTCCTCACCTACTACGACGACACGACCGGCGAACGGATCGAGCTCAGCGCGGTCACCACCGCGAACTGGGTCGCGAAGACCGCCAACCTGCTCGTCGACGAGTACGACCTGGAGGCCGGCGAGACCGTCGCGATCGGCCTGCCGCCGCACTGGCTCGGCGTGGTCTGGGCGCTGTCCACCTGGTCGGTCGGCGCCTCCCTGACCAGCGGCACCGGCACCCTCGCGATCACCGGCCCGGACTTCGCGGTCCGCGGCGAGCGCGAGACCGTCGCCTCCGCGCTGCTCCCGCTCGGTGGCCGCTTCCGCGAGCCGATCCCCGACGGCGTCCAGGACTACGGCGCCGAGGTCTACAACCATCCGGACGTGTTCGTCCCGTTCGACCCGCCGACGGCTGCCTCCCCGGCGTACGACGACCTCACCCACGAAGACCTGATCGGTACGGCGGAACCCGTGAGCGACCGGATCCTCGTGACGCGCACGCTGACGGACCGCGACGGCCTGGCCCTGCTGATCGGCGTGATCTCCGGGGGTGGTTCGATCGTGCTCTGCCGCAACCTGGACGCCGCCAAACTGGAGCGCCGGGTTTCGGACGAGAAGGTCGACCGAGTTCTGGAGGGGTAG
- a CDS encoding twin-arginine translocase TatA/TatE family subunit: MMPELALPEGGEWIVILVIVVLLFGAKKLPELTRNAARAMKEFDKARNGDDEPGPQLAPQQPATPTPAAGAPPTPSSQSPVDGSGGRVDLQGGGAQGGSQ, translated from the coding sequence ATGATGCCAGAGCTCGCGCTGCCCGAAGGCGGCGAATGGATCGTCATCCTGGTCATCGTCGTGCTGCTGTTCGGCGCCAAGAAACTCCCCGAGCTGACCCGGAACGCGGCCCGTGCGATGAAGGAGTTCGACAAGGCCCGCAACGGCGACGACGAACCCGGACCCCAGTTGGCGCCCCAGCAACCCGCGACCCCCACCCCCGCAGCGGGTGCGCCGCCCACCCCCTCATCGCAGTCACCGGTCGACGGGTCAGGTGGGCGCGTTGACCTCCAAGGCGGCGGTGCGCAGGGCGGCAGCCAGTAG